The following DNA comes from Triplophysa dalaica isolate WHDGS20190420 chromosome 10, ASM1584641v1, whole genome shotgun sequence.
AGAGACTTCAGATCAATTGACTGATTTGGGACAAAATGTGACTATAAACTGTGATCTGGATGAAGGAGACATTTATTGGTTATTACTGAAAGTACCAGATCCTCCTGTGATATTACGCACTTTATCAACAACGTCTTTATTCTTCAACACAACATTCAGACAGAAATATTCAGTACAAAATAAAACTCATCTGTTTATAAATAACATCACTGTTAATGAATTAGGAGTTTATTACTGTATGAAAAAACATACACCTCCAAAATTCAGCAGTCGCATCAGACTACAGATAGATGGTAAGTGTTGTAATCAAGTTTATTCACATTCAGTCTTATCAACACAAATATGCCTTTAATATGCTGCAATAAAGTAAACTAATAGTAAAAATGTTATAGATCCATTGtacaatgtattattaaaatattgtaaagtGACTCATTATTTGCAGAGCCAACAGAAAgtcacattttctgtaatttaacattGTGACACATTTTTGTGGACGAAGCTTAGGTGGGGGCAGAAAGATCCCCCTGACCACATAACTTACGTAAGGTATCATGTTTTATTAGCTTCCTTTTGACAATGACTAGAAAAATATTTCTCACTGTCTAGGACCACAATTcttcttaaaaaaagtttactttAGTGCAAGGAACCTGGCCAAACTGCACGCACTCCCTCAATTGATGGACGAACTGACAGGTTATCCTCCAGTTAATACCGTATATTCTCTTTAATTTTCTtgtagtattattttattaaaaagtgtatttatattttttagcaTTACCTTTTGAACGCATAGGGTATGCTTGCAAATTTTGTTAGTTATACATCTTTAGCcagaaacaaaactaaactgtttgtcatcttattttctttagttGTCACAAGTACATTAGTATAAAGGGAGCAGAACAGTGAGAAGActcatgttatgtgtcaggtttgttttcaagtaaatgcatttgctaacgtTTGCCGCTGTAGTACATGCAGGTGTCTAGTACGCTCTCAGTTTATCTTTAATATACACacttggtttctctgtctggtaaGTGTATGGGTTAAATGTCTCTATGACAACTCCACTAGCCTTCAATAAGTTCAAAATCATTAACTTTTCTTGATTTCCTGATAGAACCACAACAAGTCATACTGTAAAAGGGATTTCTACCATTTTAGTACAACTTATTtagtataatttattatatgtaaacaaaaacatgcagaaagACGGAAACTGAGAGACATGCTTTTAGATGAGTAAGAGCGTTTTACTTATAGGCTTACATTCTGTAATTTAGCAGTAAGCAATTAATCAAAGACACAGATTTGTCtgatcaaattttattttgtttttaagggcTTATAATCACCAATTCACAATTTGATACCTTTTCATTACACACCTTATTGCGATCTTCCTGTTTAAAGTAAATGTTGTATGTTTGTGGTTAACGCTGATTGGTCAACTAAGTTTGAAAGGAACAGCAACTTTGACCAATGCAAACCTTTCGACACGCCCATTTCTCCAACCTGCAGAGACCCTACTAAAGGTAAGGGTCAGTTTCTAACATTAAGAGTCTTTCCCCCAAAATAAGGCTTTCAATAAAAAGGATAAGAAACGAAATGCTGGTTGCCACTGGGTTATAATTGTCTTtcgtaattaaaaaaataaaaaaaatgtgtaaaatgctAGCATTTAGGCCTACCATGAGGCCCTTCCTATTGTTATTACTAGAGCCtaatgtttaatgtaataaGTATATAAGTGTAATTTTTTCACTTGAAATATGATAGGAattaagaaaatgaaagaaaacccTTATGAGGAACCACTCCAATGGTTGGTCAGCCAAGCATATACATTGTGGTTTGATAAAACGATTAGACAAGCTCAAAAACATGTGACTATCACCTGATGATAAACACAGAATCATGCTGACATGTAACAAATAGGCTCCTCCTTTTATGAGAGAAGTTTAGTACGGTTTTCTGAAAATTGGATCAGAGACCAGGTAGAGAGTGAGACGGATTGTGACAAACAAGGTAATTTACTCAATATAAATTAACTTTTCCATGTTTATCTGACTGAGGAATGTTTTGGCAAGTAAAAGCAATGAAATGACCATATCTTTTTATATTGCTGGCTCAGAACTTGTTGATAACTACACAAGTTTTtgacttttttcattttcacttcattatttttcaaaggAGGAAGACCACTGCTGAAGGATTTACTGAAAGGTTTGCAATTTTTGTCTGTCACATTTTGTCTAAAGAATGAAGAGGaaggtattttatttttgagagtaAAGCAAGTGGGTCCTTTATtaaactaaacacaaacactgtcaCAAAGTGTCCTGTTCAATATGATCAAATTCAAacacattcaaattaatatatatatataccacgTGTTTCAATTTTTCAAAGTAGTTTtataagaaaaattaaaaaatcataaaaaggtaTAGTAAACCAGACATGTTTTAATTATGACgacatgttttcttttacatgaaaatggcattttaaaaataatatgttaaagAATAAggtaaaatattataaaatgcaatataatatgatatCACACGCATCTCTGGTTACAGTTGTTGCTGACACAGTGAGCTATGTgacaaatgtatatattttttaaataactaaaataacatCTACATCTTtcgagtgtgtgtttgattgcGTTTTTAATTTTTGAATTCAAATTCAGGCCTTTTTACACGACAGAATTCAAGACTTTACGAATCTATTGATACTCTGTTTTATGTTAAAGACGAAACTACCCATAACAAACTGACGTGTTCAGGaaatcaaaagcaaaacatGCAATATGACAGGAGGGGGCTTAGAACCTTATCAAAAAGTAATAACCGATTATATTTCTGAACCATAATCGGTGAACAGATGAGagaaatttaacatttattggattgttctgtttattttctatttgtggaatacagaaaaagacctgaaacacaaacacataccaTACCATGTaccatacatttacacattaaagACTTTCAGAACaggtttacaaaaataaagatctTTGGTGTCACTGTTTTGTGCCTCTAAAAATCTAACTGTTCCCTTAAAAAAGCAGGTCTGAACACTAAGGCAGACAAAGATATAACCAAAtaattaactttaaaatgttaatcctttaaaaagtttaaacaaaaatacaggaagtgtattaagtatttttatgttgtttgtaataaACTATATGAATTGGTAATGAAtcaccaaaaaaatgtaatctctCATGCGAACAATTACAAGTTCTGTGCATGTTGTGACATGATGTTAACATGATGTAGAAAGACATGACACACTGTTTAAGGTATATTATGAAAACATTCTTGCATGTTCAAGTGCAACAAATCTGACTGTAGTTTTCATGTAACAGAAATCCAGAGGAAATAGCCGCCTACTTGCCCAATCTTATTAGATCAGTAGTAAGTTGGGGTAGAAGAGGGATACCAGAAAAATTGCTAATGTTTGACTTCCACCAAATCAGGTGCAGGAGCAACCATAGTGGCATCCCCGTCATGCTAAGCTGTATAGTTTTAGATCTCATCCATAGTGTGAACAGAAACTAATCGTAATGATTTTGATTAACAGATTAAAGCTCTTCAGAAGAAGGATAAGACTCCTGTGATCTAGATGTTTTACAAACCCATTTATACGCAAAGAGAAAAATACTCAACAACACCACAGATACGCAAAGCACAGTAATTGATATAAACATTATGTTTGTGTCTTCTGATTTATTTCCTCCTCCTGCTTCTTTTGCTTCCGTTGATTCTGCAACAAAAAAGTTAACAAAAACATCACTTTGGTGTAATAAAGCCttgacattaaaacattcagagaatcatttactgtatttagattttaaagAGGTCTTATTTGCATCATCACATTTTAAGCTTTATTTAGGGTTGTTGTCTTCAACAGAAAACAGTGACAGTTTCAGTGTGCTACGGTCTGTAGCAATCACCCCGTGCCCTAATATTCCTTTCCTGGACTTTATTAACCAGTCCGACAGCttttctgtgtaatacactgacaTATTGTGGGCCTAAATTGTATATTCAAGTTGTGCCTTTGAGAACTAAAATCATTCCAGTGATCAGTCCAACATGGGAGTCAAACACTAGACAAGTAGTGAAGTTTATACACTGCACAGCTTTTACACACTAGTTGGTGTATTTTGCTCTTGTAAATGTGGTTCTGGataatctgcttgtttttctACATTTGCATTTCCTGATGGGGCAAAACTGACACCATTTTTTAAAGTGGCAATCTGTGataatttttgggtaaaaataATCCGAAATCAATTGTTGAGTAAATCACATATCAATGTTCAAAATGATTATCTTATCTTTCCCTGATTTACAAAGGTAAGCTTATAACAATATTTGCACATTTGTCAGGTCGCCTCCTGCAGGAAATATGAATTTGTGGGAGGACTTCTGGCTAGTTTATCACATGTGCTGTACTCGCACTGCTACGGTTGACAGAGTGTTTAGTCGCCTGAAATTTAAATCATCATCTAGTTTGCTGTGTTTAAAAGCGATCATCTGGAGaatgtcatgtaaacatgtcaTGATAGTTGAGGACTGCAGCTTTAAGAAACAAATAATGATAAGTACATATTCTAGTAATCCcccaaaacaaatcaaagactTTATAAAAGCCCATAATAGGACCCCTCTAAAAGAAAGAAACCGTTTTTACTAGGGGTGGTTGTTAAGGGACCTAACTATCGTGAttctttttaaaagattttagaatCGATTGTTTTATCCCAGAATCTgtttgtactgtactgtaacaaAATTCACATGTTACAGTATATGACTGTACATCCGTGCACTAGCTCTTACAGGGACAGCAGCAGcttaataaacatttctgtttttaatgttcataaaaaaatactcaCTTCTGACTGATTCACCTCTGTAAATTTAATAAGGTTTAAtctatgttttatttgtaaagtgAAGAGTatgaagtgttattttacatttgattattttttccaATTTCTGTACCTGATAACTACTGTTAGACCAGCCTGAGACACCTGAGAAGCACtgattattattgtatatttgctTTATATTAGAAAAGAATCCTTATTGTTGAGCCCTGTGTGTGATGTGAGGACCTGTCTCAAACAAGACATGTTAGATGATCTCATTAGAATAGGTTCAAGGGGCCAAGATAAACCAAATTACAGGTCCTGGCTACAAAAAGTCTTTAGAGCTCAGAGGAATTGTGCTCTTCTGTTGTTtacaacaaataaagaaaaatgtagcattcaattatttaatttgttaaaaatgtgctATAAAGTTAAGGGCTGATGCCATCAGTGCCATCCATCTCAAATGTTAGTCTAGAGCCATGTTTAAATCCCAAGTGTGGAAATCAAAAATCATAAGTGATAAATTGTAATATCGAATCGCAATAGTTATCGCAATAGAATCGCAATTCTCATTATCGCAATATGTAATGAATCGCCACACAAGTATCGGGATAGTATTGAGTCCCATTCCTAGTTTTTACTCACCATTAATAAGCAGCTGGACATTCACATGTTCTCCTGAATGTACGATGTAACATTCATATTCTCCGGCATCAGAGTGTTCAAGTTTGTTGAGTTGGAGGGAGAAGATTCCTCTTACAAACCCATCAggaaaaatgtctgttttgttcTTGAACCTTTCTTCCTGATGCTCCACTGACCCTTTACCTTTAAGTATATCATAGACATGCATGCTGGCATTATGTCTCCAATGAACATCAACGTCTTGAAGTTTGTACTCATTTATATTTGAAGCACATGCAAGAAAACAGAACCTCCAATAACCCCGTCAACTGTGACCTGTGAATACGCTGAAATGAGAGAAAACATTAAATGCAAACACATTCTGGTATTTCTGCATATGCCATTCATTTATCTTTCACCATTAGTTTGTGTTTAATGCTTTGTTTACAATAGGTTGTTTTAAAGCACCAACTCGTGCTATAGTTATGCCTGCCATTTACAAcaattattatttcataataacatgaaaaaaagtGTACTCAGGCTACCTACCATTAATGAGCAGCCAGACTTTCACATATTCTCctgaatgtaaaatgtaacattcatATTCTCCAGCATCAGTGTGGATAAGCTTGTTGAGTTGTATGGAGAAGATTCCTTTCAAAAACTTATCAGGaaaaaattctgttttgttCCTGTACTTTGGTTCCTGATGCTCCACTGAACCTTTACCTTTAAGTATAGTAAACACGTTCATACTGGCATTGTGTCTCCAAAGCACATCGATGTCTTGAAGGTTGTGCTCATGTGTATTTGAAGCACATGGCAAGAGAACAGAACCTCCAACAACCCCATCAATTGTCACCTGTGAATATACTgaaacaagagaaacatttagtACAAACACTTTCTGGCATTTCTGCATATGACATGAATTTATCAGCATTAGTTTGTGTTTAATGCTACGTTTATAGcaaagcatttt
Coding sequences within:
- the LOC130429885 gene encoding V-set domain-containing T-cell activation inhibitor 1-like isoform X3; translated protein: MIISCCYIYALLVNIWTTDKVYSQVTIDGVVGGSVLLPCASNTHEHNLQDIDVLWRHNASMNVFTILKGKGSVEHQEPKYRNKTEFFPDKFLKGIFSIQLNKLIHTDAGEYECYILHSGEYVKVWLLINGR